A single window of Candoia aspera isolate rCanAsp1 chromosome 3, rCanAsp1.hap2, whole genome shotgun sequence DNA harbors:
- the LOC134493173 gene encoding Krueppel-like factor 15 — translation MVSVSHSKLVSVSSALLAPAFDQQDNILDVLKPDMPPLNLLQDCSSEQVSVPAVTSNTACTSEMGVSLSMVKKEVEKPQNTIYEAYLKLPDFCSEVSRDFIPTLEEIEEFLNEKKALLKDEINDKQPGGQLAIKSEINLSSAGEQSAAGTDLDEGISSSVQAGMVSGDISMPGTMGTIPVLLQIQPVQAEDSSSIQSSLGGIRVAHLIIRMQGQNLTVYPQVTPSPVKGTDQKYVRIAPLPVALRPEVLGSPRSMETKVPKVSPSVIRVHKCTHPGCTKMYTKSSHLKAHFRRHTGEKPYTCTWPDCGWRFSRSDELSRHKRSHSGLKPYQCQVCEKKFARSDHLSKHMKIHKGSFSSGSQTAGCFHNS, via the exons ATGGTCTCAGTAAGTCATAGCAAACTGGTATCTGTTTCTAGCGCATTGCTTGCCCCAGCTTTTGATCAGCAAGATAACATATTAGATGTTCTCAAGCCTGACATGCCACCATTAAATTTACTGCAGGATTGCAGCAGTGAACAAGTATCTGTTCCAGCTGTTACCTCAAATACAGCATGTACATCAGAGATGGGTGTCTCGTTGTCGATGGTAAAGAAGGAAGTGGAGAAACCACAGAATACCATCTATGAGGCTTACCTCAAGCTGCCAGATTTTTGTTCTGAAGTCTCTAGAGATTTCATCCCTACACTGGAAGAGATTGAGGAGTTCCTCAATGAGAAGAAGGCACTTCTCAAGGATGAGATAAATGACAAACAGCCAGGAGGACAACTTGCGATAAAATCTGAAATCAACTTAAGCAGTGCAGGGGAACAGTCTGCTGCTGGGACTGATCTAGATGAAGGCATTTCTAGCTCTGTTCAGGCTGGAATGGTATCTGGAGACATAAGCATGCCTGGAACCATGGGGACAATCCCTGTTCTCCTTCAGATCCAGCCTGTCCAAGCAGAAGATAGCTCATCCATCCAGAGCTCTCTTGGTGGTATTCGGGTGGCCCACTTGATTATCAGAATGCAAGGCCAGAACTTAACTGTTTATCCTCAGGTCACCCCAAGTCCTGTGAAAGGCACAGACCAGAAGTATGTACGAATAGCCCCTTTGCCTGTGGCACTGAGGCCAGAAGTTCTTGGAAGTCCAAGGAGTATGGAGACCAAGGTCCCCAAAGTTTCTCCTTCTGTTATCCGAGTCCACAAATGTACACATCCTGGCTGCACCAAAATGTATACCAAGAGTTCCCATCTTAAGGCACACTTCCGACGTCATACTGGAGAAAAGCCTTATACCTGTACGTGGCCTGACTGTGGTTGGAG GTTTTCCCGTTCAGATGAGCTCTCTCGCCACAAGCGCTCCCATTCTGGACTCAAGCCTTACCAGTGCCAAGTGTGCGAGAAGAAATTTGCCCGCAGTGATCACTTATCTAAACATATGAAGATCCACAAAGGGTCATTCAGTTCAGGAAGTCAGACAGCAGGTTGTTTTCATAATAGTTAA